From a single Mobula birostris isolate sMobBir1 chromosome 13, sMobBir1.hap1, whole genome shotgun sequence genomic region:
- the LOC140208602 gene encoding uncharacterized protein isoform X2 has translation MECGPAAAEVEQIQPRDSDVRDTEQDPGTGTSEATVCQPRDSDVRDTEQNPGTGTSEATVCQPRDSDVRDTEQDPGTGTSEATACQPRDSDVRDTDQDPGTSTSEATACQLGSSLNTELSSPQQGAGRKLTRVRKVLKRFLPGNSLREDDRDTGSKVPQQGQIQSNVPMECGPAAAEGEQIQPRDSDVRDTDQNPGTSTSEATVCQPRDSDVRDTDQDPGTSTSEATVCQPRDSDVRDTDQDPGTGTSEATVCQPRDSDVRDTDQDPGTSTSEATACQLGSSLNTELSSPQQGADE, from the exons ATGGAATGCGGTCCGGCCGCAGCGGAAGTGGAGCAaattcagcccagagacagtgacgtcagagacactgagcaggaccctggaaccggtacaagtgaggcgactgtctgtcagcccagagacagtgacgtcagagacactgagcagaaCCCTGGAactggtacaagtgaggcgactgtctgtcagcccagagacagtgacgtcagagacactgagcaggaccctggaaccggtacaagtgaggcgactgcttgtcagcccagagacagtgacgtcagagacactgatcaggaccctggaaccagtacaagtgaggcgactgctTGTCAGCTCGGAAGCTCATTAAACACGGAATTGTCAAGTCCCCAACAAGGAGCAG GTAGGAAATTAACTCGGGTACGGAAAGTACTCAAGAGGTTTTTACCAGGAAACTCACTGAGGGAAGATGATCGGGACACGGGAAGCAAGGTACCACAGCAGGGTCAGATTCAGAGCAATGTCCCAATGGAATGCGGTCCGGCCGCAGCGGAAGGGGAGCAaattcagcccagagacagtgacgtcagagacactgatcagaaccctggaaccagtacaagtgaggcgactgtctgtcagcccagagacagtgacgtcagagacactgatcaggaccctggaaccagtacaagtgaggcgactgtctgtcagcccagagacagtgacgtcagagacactgatcaggaccctggaactggtacaagtgaggcgactgtctgtcagcccagagacagtgacgtcagagacactgatcaggaccctggaaccagtacaagtgaggcgactgctTGTCAGCTCGGAAGCTCATTAAACACGGAATTGTCAAGTCCCCAACAAGGAGCAGATGAGTGA
- the LOC140208602 gene encoding uncharacterized protein isoform X1, with the protein MDTGRKLTRVRKVLKRFLPGNSLREDDRDTRSKVPQQGQIQSNVPMECGPAAAEVEQIQPRDSDVRDTEQDPGTGTSEATVCQPRDSDVRDTEQNPGTGTSEATVCQPRDSDVRDTEQDPGTGTSEATACQPRDSDVRDTDQDPGTSTSEATACQLGSSLNTELSSPQQGAGRKLTRVRKVLKRFLPGNSLREDDRDTGSKVPQQGQIQSNVPMECGPAAAEGEQIQPRDSDVRDTDQNPGTSTSEATVCQPRDSDVRDTDQDPGTSTSEATVCQPRDSDVRDTDQDPGTGTSEATVCQPRDSDVRDTDQDPGTSTSEATACQLGSSLNTELSSPQQGADE; encoded by the exons ATGGACACAG GTAGGAAATTAACTCGGGTACGGAAAGTACTCAAGAGGTTTTTACCAGGAAACTCACTGAGGGAAGATGATCGGGACACGAGAAGCAAGGTACCACAGCAGGGTCAGATTCAGAGCAATGTCCCAATGGAATGCGGTCCGGCCGCAGCGGAAGTGGAGCAaattcagcccagagacagtgacgtcagagacactgagcaggaccctggaaccggtacaagtgaggcgactgtctgtcagcccagagacagtgacgtcagagacactgagcagaaCCCTGGAactggtacaagtgaggcgactgtctgtcagcccagagacagtgacgtcagagacactgagcaggaccctggaaccggtacaagtgaggcgactgcttgtcagcccagagacagtgacgtcagagacactgatcaggaccctggaaccagtacaagtgaggcgactgctTGTCAGCTCGGAAGCTCATTAAACACGGAATTGTCAAGTCCCCAACAAGGAGCAG GTAGGAAATTAACTCGGGTACGGAAAGTACTCAAGAGGTTTTTACCAGGAAACTCACTGAGGGAAGATGATCGGGACACGGGAAGCAAGGTACCACAGCAGGGTCAGATTCAGAGCAATGTCCCAATGGAATGCGGTCCGGCCGCAGCGGAAGGGGAGCAaattcagcccagagacagtgacgtcagagacactgatcagaaccctggaaccagtacaagtgaggcgactgtctgtcagcccagagacagtgacgtcagagacactgatcaggaccctggaaccagtacaagtgaggcgactgtctgtcagcccagagacagtgacgtcagagacactgatcaggaccctggaactggtacaagtgaggcgactgtctgtcagcccagagacagtgacgtcagagacactgatcaggaccctggaaccagtacaagtgaggcgactgctTGTCAGCTCGGAAGCTCATTAAACACGGAATTGTCAAGTCCCCAACAAGGAGCAGATGAGTGA